In Nitrospira sp., one DNA window encodes the following:
- a CDS encoding phospholipase D-like domain-containing protein: protein MIRPSPFQLPTQLHRRIVTWLLTAVLLGQGLEVSAASVEVWYGPEDRPLEHLVRMYDRAQRYIFVAVYGLTSPLTVKALVEAKRRGVDVRIVTDRERLEDVKQQTALSTLREAGIPIKINRHDALMHLKQVVIDDEINSNGSMNQTTSGNRYNDERLDIIRDHAIAVKSREKFLSLWNDHERFQEWKK from the coding sequence ATGATCCGGCCTTCACCGTTTCAATTACCCACGCAACTCCACCGACGGATCGTCACCTGGCTGCTTACCGCAGTTCTGCTTGGGCAAGGCTTGGAGGTCTCAGCTGCATCGGTAGAAGTCTGGTACGGCCCAGAGGATAGGCCGCTCGAACATCTCGTACGGATGTATGATCGTGCCCAACGATACATCTTTGTCGCGGTATACGGGTTAACGTCGCCGCTCACGGTGAAGGCGCTGGTCGAAGCGAAACGACGTGGTGTGGATGTGCGCATCGTGACGGATCGCGAACGCCTTGAGGATGTGAAGCAGCAGACGGCCCTGTCAACGTTGCGCGAAGCCGGGATTCCGATCAAGATCAATCGGCATGATGCTCTCATGCATTTGAAACAGGTGGTGATCGACGACGAGATCAATAGCAACGGGTCCATGAATCAGACGACCAGTGGGAACCGCTACAATGATGAGCGGCTGGATATCATCAGAGACCATGCGATTGCCGTCAAATCGCGTGAAAAGTTCCTTTCG